Proteins co-encoded in one Oreochromis aureus strain Israel breed Guangdong linkage group 3, ZZ_aureus, whole genome shotgun sequence genomic window:
- the LOC120437761 gene encoding uncharacterized protein LOC120437761: protein MWKCHSLTVLFLLSLGWISFSVSDSQTLEVQSGEEVTLLCSNFSNSPTEIFWFRVTKRSELHCICSMFQPHEPVSFCTGLQSGKFEMSTNISTVFLKIKQVDLLDSGLYFCGKYLSKYAVIVDTTNVEVQDVFDGLPKMMSVVLGALTVFLIMAVIYLAAKIKHLQKVPHTGEQNLQEESRRSDPDYAAVTFHPKTESHHRLASVREVNPDVIYSSTR from the exons ATGTGGAAATGTCACTCTCTCACAGTTTTATTTCTCCTCAGCCTCG GTTGGATCTCCTTCTCTGTTTCTGATTCTCAGACTTTGGAGGTTCAGTCTGGAGAAGAAGTCACGCTGCTGTGCTCCAACTTTTCCAATTCTCCCACAGAGATATTCTGGTTCAGAGTGACCAAGAGATCTGAACTCCACTGTATCTGCTCTATGTTCCAGCCTCATGAGCCTGTTTCATTCTGCACAGGACTTCAAAGTGGAAAATTTGAAATGAGCACCAACATATCCACTGTGTTTCTCAAAATCAAACAAGTGGATTTATTGGACTCGGGGCTGTATTTCTGTGGAAAATACTTAAGCAAATATGCAGTTATTGTTGATACAACAAATGTAGAGGTCCAAG ACGTGTTTGATGGATTACCAAAGATGATGAGTGTGGTCCTGGGTGCTCTGACAGTTTTTCTCATTATGGCCGTCATCTATCTGGCTGCTAAAATCAAACATCTCCAGAAAG TACCTCACACTGGAGAACAGAATCTACAGGAAGAG AGCCGGCGCTCAGACCCGGATTATGCTGCTGTGACATTTCATCCAAAAACAGAAAGTCACCACAGGCTGGCATCAGTCAGAGAAGTGAACCCAGATGTTATTTATTCCTCAACTAGATAG